Proteins from a single region of Sandaracinaceae bacterium:
- a CDS encoding TetR/AcrR family transcriptional regulator, which produces MQTTKERILSAAARQFALYGYEGAPLRAIGDEAGIRAASIFHHFPGGKQELYDTITAELVELAQSRLLSVAGLGLGAAETLTVFAAVFWDALAEKPDMASLLLREAFETVTDRNAAKRDVASAFVRQLMNGLRASRDAGNLPDIEPEALVLTIAAYGVVAHGAPVIRQILYGEEATSDAMREHFLAVVRRLVGVPAPG; this is translated from the coding sequence ATGCAGACCACCAAAGAACGAATCCTGAGCGCGGCGGCCCGCCAATTTGCCCTCTACGGCTATGAGGGTGCCCCGCTGCGTGCCATCGGCGACGAGGCCGGCATCCGCGCGGCCTCCATCTTTCATCACTTCCCCGGCGGCAAGCAGGAGCTCTACGACACCATCACGGCCGAGCTGGTCGAGCTGGCCCAGTCGCGGCTGCTCAGCGTCGCGGGCCTCGGTCTGGGCGCCGCGGAGACGCTCACGGTGTTCGCGGCCGTGTTCTGGGACGCGCTGGCCGAGAAGCCCGACATGGCGTCGCTCCTGCTGCGCGAAGCGTTCGAGACGGTGACCGACCGCAACGCCGCCAAGCGCGACGTGGCGAGCGCGTTCGTGCGACAGCTCATGAACGGGCTGCGCGCTTCACGCGACGCGGGGAACCTGCCGGACATCGAGCCCGAGGCGCTGGTCTTGACCATCGCGGCGTACGGCGTGGTGGCGCACGGCGCCCCCGTCATCCGCCAGATCCTCTACGGCGAGGAGGCCACCAGCGATGCCATGCGCGAGCACTTCCTCGCGGTGGTGCGCCGCTTGGTGGGTGTGCCCGCGCCAGGCTGA
- a CDS encoding aldehyde dehydrogenase family protein, with the protein MQPTTRTSPVSTNTSPANDVVPSPTVIECKSPITGERFADMPVDDAASVRAAIARAREAQASYAAQGFAVRRRVLRSILDAVVANADSICDAVVRDSGKTRENAMLGEVMPICEKLRWNIKRGEAVLRPQRVSSGMLVHKRAQIEYHPAGVAGAILPWNYPFQNLLNPIITALMAGDAIVIKPSEWVSWSSARFHTLVRDAIEKAGQSPELVQVVHGFAETAQALIAERVDVLLFIGSVPNGRRVLRAAAETLTPVVLELGGKDPLIVCDDADMERAVHAALGGTFINCGQNCVASERILVHRSKLAWFEGRIASHVDAMRQGASEDGLVDVGAMITPLQLAHVEGLVARAVADGARVVTGGKRMPGNDGWYYEPTVLSDLRPDMEIMREEMFGPVMLICPFDSDEEAVRIANGTDFGLSSSVFSRDGARAKRIADQVKAGMAAINDFGGMTYMAQELPFGGVKDSGFGRMNGAEGLRAFCTSKGVLVDRFPFGFPAKVFPAGADDYDTTRNAVRLLYGASLGDRAKALRDLIKKPR; encoded by the coding sequence ATGCAGCCCACCACCCGCACCTCTCCCGTGTCCACCAACACCTCCCCCGCGAACGACGTGGTGCCGAGCCCCACCGTGATCGAGTGCAAGAGCCCCATCACGGGCGAGCGCTTCGCCGACATGCCGGTGGACGACGCGGCCTCCGTCCGGGCCGCCATCGCACGCGCCCGTGAGGCGCAGGCAAGCTACGCCGCGCAGGGCTTCGCGGTCCGTCGCCGCGTGCTGCGCAGCATCCTCGACGCCGTGGTGGCGAACGCGGACAGCATCTGCGACGCGGTCGTGCGCGACTCGGGCAAGACGCGCGAGAACGCCATGCTGGGCGAGGTCATGCCCATCTGCGAGAAGCTGCGCTGGAACATCAAGCGCGGCGAAGCCGTGCTCCGGCCGCAGCGCGTGTCGAGCGGCATGCTCGTGCACAAGCGCGCGCAGATCGAGTACCACCCGGCCGGCGTCGCGGGGGCCATCCTGCCCTGGAACTACCCCTTCCAGAACCTGCTCAACCCCATCATCACCGCGCTCATGGCGGGCGACGCCATCGTCATCAAGCCCAGCGAGTGGGTCAGCTGGAGCAGCGCGCGCTTCCACACACTGGTGCGCGACGCCATCGAGAAGGCCGGGCAGTCGCCCGAGCTGGTGCAGGTGGTGCACGGCTTCGCGGAGACGGCGCAGGCGCTCATCGCGGAGCGCGTGGACGTGCTCTTGTTCATCGGCAGCGTGCCCAACGGACGGCGCGTGCTGCGCGCCGCGGCCGAGACGCTCACGCCCGTGGTGCTCGAGCTGGGCGGCAAGGACCCGCTCATCGTGTGCGACGACGCGGACATGGAGCGCGCCGTGCACGCTGCGCTGGGGGGCACGTTCATCAACTGTGGGCAGAACTGCGTCGCGTCCGAGCGCATCCTGGTGCACCGCAGCAAGCTGGCCTGGTTCGAGGGGCGCATCGCCAGCCACGTGGACGCCATGCGGCAGGGCGCTTCGGAGGACGGCCTGGTGGACGTGGGCGCCATGATCACCCCGCTGCAGCTGGCGCACGTCGAGGGCCTGGTGGCGCGAGCGGTGGCGGACGGCGCGCGCGTGGTCACGGGCGGCAAGCGCATGCCCGGCAACGACGGCTGGTACTACGAGCCCACGGTGCTCTCGGATCTGCGCCCCGACATGGAGATCATGCGCGAGGAGATGTTCGGGCCGGTCATGCTCATCTGCCCGTTCGACAGCGACGAGGAGGCCGTGCGCATCGCCAACGGCACGGACTTCGGGCTGTCGTCGTCCGTGTTCTCGCGCGACGGCGCGCGCGCCAAGCGCATCGCGGACCAGGTCAAGGCCGGCATGGCCGCCATCAACGACTTCGGCGGCATGACCTACATGGCGCAGGAGCTGCCCTTCGGTGGCGTGAAGGACTCGGGCTTCGGGCGCATGAACGGCGCCGAGGGCCTGCGCGCCTTCTGCACCAGCAAGGGCGTGCTGGTGGATCGCTTCCCCTTCGGCTTCCCCGCCAAGGTCTTCCCCGCAGGGGCGGACGACTACGACACCACCCGCAACGCGGTGCGCCTGCTGTACGGCGCGTCGCTCGGGGACCGCGCCAAGGCG